A part of Microbulbifer sp. MI-G genomic DNA contains:
- a CDS encoding MFS transporter: MNAIERRALGGLAPLYVFRMLGLFMVLPVLTVYGEDYRASTPLLLGLALGAYGLSQAVLQIPLGLLSDRWGRKPVIYTGLALFALGSVIAAQTDSVYGLIAGRVLQGCGAISAAVMALVADLTRDEKRGIAMAVVGASIGVAFMLAVVLGPALAGAGGLAAVFWVTAVLALLGILLVWYVVPAPPVARRPAVSSGGFRTVLGSGLIWRLVSGAFFSHLLLTALFVALPLVLVDRLGWPAGEHWKLYGPLMLGTFILMLPLMRLAERGKKAPLALNLGALALAGGSAALLLATGPWVAVVLLGIFFTGFNLLEALLPAQLTRKAPVDARGAASGLYATLQFFGTFVGGSLGGYLFGVGGASAVAWFGFAVLSVWGLLWWWLRERASAY; encoded by the coding sequence ATGAATGCCATTGAGCGTCGCGCCCTGGGTGGATTGGCCCCCCTGTATGTTTTTCGCATGCTCGGCCTGTTTATGGTGCTGCCGGTGCTCACCGTTTACGGTGAGGATTACCGCGCTAGCACGCCCCTGCTGCTGGGGCTGGCCCTGGGTGCCTATGGCCTGAGCCAGGCGGTGCTGCAGATTCCCCTGGGGTTGCTATCCGACCGCTGGGGGCGCAAGCCGGTGATCTATACGGGCCTCGCCCTGTTTGCCCTCGGCAGTGTAATCGCGGCCCAGACGGACTCGGTCTACGGATTGATTGCCGGCAGGGTGCTGCAGGGCTGTGGTGCTATTTCGGCAGCGGTAATGGCGCTGGTTGCCGATCTCACCCGGGACGAGAAGCGCGGTATCGCCATGGCGGTGGTAGGTGCGTCAATCGGGGTGGCCTTTATGCTGGCAGTGGTACTGGGGCCGGCCCTGGCGGGCGCCGGTGGTCTGGCGGCTGTCTTCTGGGTCACCGCGGTATTGGCTTTGCTGGGCATTTTGCTGGTCTGGTATGTTGTGCCAGCGCCACCGGTGGCGCGGCGCCCGGCGGTTTCCAGCGGTGGTTTCCGCACTGTACTGGGCAGCGGTCTCATCTGGAGGCTGGTTTCCGGGGCGTTTTTTTCCCACCTGTTACTGACGGCGTTATTTGTCGCCCTGCCACTGGTTTTGGTGGACAGGCTGGGGTGGCCGGCAGGGGAGCACTGGAAACTGTACGGCCCCCTGATGCTGGGCACCTTTATTTTGATGCTGCCGCTGATGCGGCTGGCAGAGCGCGGTAAAAAAGCCCCGCTCGCCTTAAACCTGGGCGCTCTGGCTCTGGCTGGGGGCAGTGCGGCACTGTTGCTGGCGACCGGCCCCTGGGTTGCAGTGGTACTGCTGGGTATTTTCTTTACCGGTTTCAATCTACTGGAGGCGCTGTTGCCGGCCCAGTTGACCCGCAAGGCGCCGGTGGATGCCCGCGGGGCCGCTTCGGGTCTCTATGCAACCCTGCAGTTTTTCGGCACCTTTGTCGGCGGCAGTCTGGGAGGCTACCTGTTCGGCGTGGGTGGCGCGAGCGCTGTGGCCTGGTTCGGTTTTGCGGTGTTATCGGTCTGGGGGCTGCTCTGGTGGTGGCTGCGCGAGCGGGCCAGTGCTTACTAA
- a CDS encoding mannose-1-phosphate guanylyltransferase/mannose-6-phosphate isomerase, translating into MVPVILCGGTGSRLWPLSREAYPKQFLPLIGGETMLQATVRRLEGLQRLQAPILVCNEEHRFAAAEQLQEIGHGAQSILLEPCARNTAPAIALAALTALECGEDPLLLVLPADHTVADVPAFQSAVQAAAALAEQGYLVTFGVAPTRAETGYGYIRRGEALGDRAWKVMAFVEKPDDDTAKSYLAGGEHAWNSGIFLLRASRYLEELGQHRGDILAACRSACAHAARDLDFTRVDKTAFAACADESVDYAVMECTETAAVVSMDAGWSDVGSWLGLWELAERDADDNLLQGDVLLEDSEGCLVRAENRLVSLLGVKDLVVVDTDDALLIAGKQRVQEVKKLVHNLKRSGRSEARRHRKVYRPWGYYDSIDAGPRFQVKRIVVKPGQQLSRQMHHHRAEHWVVVRGTARVTRGEEELLITENQSTYISLGVVHRLENPGTIPLELIEVQSGSYLGEDDIVRFDDDYGRN; encoded by the coding sequence ATGGTTCCTGTAATTCTCTGCGGTGGTACCGGCTCGCGTTTATGGCCGCTCTCCCGCGAAGCCTACCCAAAGCAGTTTCTGCCGCTGATTGGCGGTGAGACCATGTTGCAGGCTACGGTGCGGCGTCTGGAGGGGCTGCAGCGATTGCAGGCCCCCATTCTGGTGTGCAATGAGGAGCACCGCTTTGCTGCGGCAGAACAACTGCAGGAGATTGGGCACGGGGCCCAGTCGATCCTGCTGGAGCCCTGTGCACGCAATACGGCACCGGCCATTGCTCTGGCTGCGTTGACGGCACTGGAGTGCGGTGAGGACCCCCTGCTGCTGGTGCTGCCGGCAGATCATACAGTGGCGGATGTGCCGGCTTTCCAAAGTGCGGTGCAGGCAGCGGCGGCGCTGGCGGAACAGGGATATTTGGTGACCTTTGGTGTTGCGCCGACGCGCGCCGAGACAGGCTATGGCTATATTCGCCGCGGAGAGGCTCTGGGGGACCGTGCCTGGAAGGTGATGGCGTTTGTCGAGAAACCGGATGACGATACTGCGAAGTCTTACCTGGCCGGCGGTGAGCACGCCTGGAACAGTGGCATCTTCCTGTTGCGCGCCTCCCGTTATCTGGAAGAGCTGGGCCAACACCGCGGAGATATTCTCGCGGCCTGCCGGAGCGCCTGTGCACACGCCGCGCGGGATCTGGATTTTACCCGTGTGGATAAAACGGCCTTTGCCGCCTGCGCCGACGAGTCGGTGGACTATGCGGTGATGGAGTGCACCGAAACCGCCGCCGTGGTTTCTATGGATGCCGGCTGGAGCGACGTGGGCTCCTGGCTTGGACTCTGGGAACTGGCCGAACGGGATGCCGATGACAACCTGTTGCAGGGCGATGTGCTGCTGGAGGACAGCGAGGGCTGTCTGGTGCGCGCTGAAAATCGCCTGGTAAGCCTGTTGGGAGTCAAGGATCTGGTGGTGGTGGATACCGATGATGCCCTGCTGATCGCCGGGAAACAACGGGTTCAGGAGGTGAAAAAGCTGGTGCACAATCTCAAGCGTTCCGGGCGCAGCGAGGCCCGGCGCCACCGCAAGGTCTACAGGCCCTGGGGTTATTATGACTCCATAGATGCGGGCCCGCGCTTCCAGGTCAAACGTATTGTGGTTAAGCCCGGCCAGCAGCTGTCCCGGCAAATGCACCACCACCGGGCCGAGCACTGGGTCGTCGTGCGTGGCACAGCCAGGGTGACCCGCGGCGAAGAGGAGTTGCTGATCACCGAGAACCAGTCCACTTACATTTCCCTGGGTGTGGTCCACCGCCTGGAAAACCCGGGCACCATTCCCCTGGAGTTGATCGAAGTGCAATCCGGCAGTTATCTGGGTGAGGATGATATCGTTCGCTTTGACGATGATTACGGTCGCAATTAG
- the uvrA gene encoding excinuclease ABC subunit UvrA: MDTIYVRGARTHNLKNIDLDIPRDKLIVITGLSGSGKSSLAFDTLYAEGQRRYVESLSTYARQFLSMMEKPDVDTVDGLSPAISIEQKSTSHNPRSTVGTITEIYDYLRLLFARVGEPRCPEHAEPLQAQTVSQMVDQVLALPEGSKIMLLAPVVRDRKGEHQHVFEQLRRDGFVRARIDGVTCDLDDTPKLDKRRKHTIEVIVDRFKVRNDLQLRLSESFETALNLTQGIASISFMEGHQEDRLFSARHACPVCDYSLDELEPRLFSFNNPAGACPSCDGLGVKQFFDEDKVILDPQSSISEGAIRGWDRRNIYYYHMLDALAEHYGFDLDKPWKKLRKAHRRIILQGSGDEVIDFSYVNDRGDVTVRRHTFEGIIPNFQRRYRDTESQSVREELAKYLSTQQCPECCGTRLRREARHVFVDNRTLAEITALPVGDAFDYFDHQLTFEGAQKEIADKILKELRDRFRFLVDVGLNYLTLNRSAETLSGGEAQRIRLASQIGAGLVGVMYILDEPSIGLHQRDNARLLNTLTHLRDIGNTVIVVEHDEEAIRNADYIVDIGPGAGVHGGEIVAVGSADRIARCKNSLTGQYLSGKKKIAVPEARYVPEPDYILRLEGARGNNLRDVDLEIPVGLFTCVTGVSGSGKSTLINTTLYPLAATALNRATTLKAAPYRAVYGLEHFDKCVDIDQSPIGRTPRSNPATYTGIFTPIRDLFAGTQEARSRGYKPGRFSFNVKGGRCEACQGDGVIKVEMHFLPDIYVPCDTCHGKRYNRETLEVHYKGKNIHEVLEMTVEDAREFFDPVPAIAKKLQTLMDVGLSYIKLGQAATTLSGGEAQRVKLSRELSKRDTGQTLYILDEPTTGLHFADIQLLLDVLHRLRDHGNTIVVIEHNLDVIKTADWIVDLGPEGGSGGGQIIAAGSPEEVAEMELSHTGQFLKPMLE, translated from the coding sequence GTGGACACGATTTATGTAAGGGGTGCGCGCACCCACAACCTGAAAAATATCGACCTCGACATCCCCCGCGACAAACTGATCGTGATTACCGGACTGTCCGGTTCCGGCAAATCCTCCCTAGCATTTGACACCCTCTACGCCGAGGGCCAGCGCCGCTATGTGGAGTCCCTCTCCACCTATGCGCGCCAGTTCCTGTCGATGATGGAAAAGCCGGACGTGGACACCGTCGACGGACTGTCTCCAGCCATATCCATCGAGCAAAAGTCCACCTCTCACAACCCCCGCTCTACCGTGGGTACTATCACCGAGATTTACGATTACCTGCGCCTGCTGTTTGCCCGTGTGGGCGAACCCCGCTGTCCCGAGCACGCTGAACCGCTGCAGGCGCAGACAGTCAGCCAGATGGTGGATCAGGTACTGGCCCTGCCGGAAGGCAGCAAGATCATGCTGCTGGCACCCGTGGTGCGGGATCGCAAGGGCGAGCACCAGCATGTGTTCGAACAGCTGCGTCGCGATGGGTTCGTGCGCGCGCGTATTGATGGGGTGACCTGCGATCTCGATGACACCCCCAAACTGGACAAGCGCCGCAAGCATACCATTGAGGTCATCGTGGACCGCTTCAAGGTACGCAATGATCTGCAACTGCGCCTGTCGGAATCTTTTGAAACGGCCCTGAACCTCACCCAGGGCATTGCCTCCATCAGTTTTATGGAGGGCCATCAGGAAGACCGGCTCTTCTCTGCCCGCCACGCCTGCCCGGTGTGCGACTATTCCCTGGATGAGCTGGAGCCGCGTCTGTTCTCTTTCAACAATCCCGCCGGCGCCTGCCCGAGCTGCGACGGCCTGGGCGTCAAGCAGTTCTTCGACGAGGACAAGGTGATTCTCGATCCGCAGAGCAGTATTTCAGAGGGCGCCATCCGCGGCTGGGACCGACGCAATATCTATTACTATCATATGCTCGATGCCCTCGCTGAGCACTACGGCTTTGATCTGGACAAGCCCTGGAAAAAGCTGCGCAAAGCGCACCGCAGGATTATCCTGCAGGGCAGTGGCGATGAAGTCATCGACTTCAGCTATGTCAACGACCGCGGCGACGTCACCGTGCGGCGTCATACTTTCGAGGGCATTATCCCCAACTTCCAGCGCCGCTACCGGGATACTGAATCCCAGTCCGTGCGCGAGGAGCTGGCCAAATACCTGAGCACGCAGCAGTGCCCTGAGTGCTGCGGCACCCGCCTGCGCCGCGAGGCCCGCCATGTTTTTGTAGACAACCGCACCCTGGCGGAAATCACCGCACTGCCGGTGGGCGATGCCTTCGATTATTTCGATCACCAACTGACTTTCGAGGGCGCCCAGAAAGAGATTGCCGACAAGATCCTGAAGGAACTGCGCGACCGGTTTCGCTTTCTCGTGGACGTGGGCCTCAACTACCTGACCCTGAACCGTAGCGCTGAAACCCTGTCCGGCGGCGAGGCCCAGCGCATTCGCCTGGCCAGCCAGATCGGCGCAGGCCTGGTGGGTGTGATGTATATTCTCGATGAGCCCTCCATCGGCCTTCACCAGCGCGACAATGCACGCCTGCTGAACACACTCACCCACCTGCGCGATATCGGCAATACCGTGATCGTGGTGGAACACGATGAAGAGGCCATCCGCAACGCAGACTACATTGTCGATATCGGCCCCGGCGCCGGCGTACACGGCGGTGAAATAGTCGCCGTCGGTAGCGCGGACAGGATTGCCAGGTGCAAGAATTCACTGACCGGGCAGTACCTCTCCGGCAAAAAGAAAATTGCCGTGCCAGAGGCGCGCTATGTACCCGAACCGGACTATATACTGCGTCTTGAGGGCGCCCGTGGTAACAACTTGCGGGACGTGGACCTGGAAATTCCCGTGGGCCTGTTCACCTGTGTCACCGGTGTCTCCGGCTCCGGTAAATCCACTCTGATCAACACCACCCTGTATCCGCTGGCAGCGACAGCCCTGAACAGAGCTACCACCCTGAAGGCTGCGCCCTACCGGGCAGTGTATGGGCTGGAGCACTTCGACAAGTGCGTGGATATCGACCAGAGCCCCATCGGGCGCACACCCAGATCCAACCCGGCCACCTACACCGGTATTTTCACCCCGATCCGCGACCTGTTTGCCGGCACCCAGGAAGCCCGTTCCCGCGGCTACAAGCCCGGTCGCTTCAGCTTTAATGTCAAGGGCGGTCGCTGCGAGGCCTGCCAGGGCGATGGCGTCATCAAGGTGGAGATGCACTTTCTTCCTGATATCTATGTGCCCTGCGACACCTGCCATGGTAAGCGCTACAATCGCGAAACCCTGGAAGTACACTACAAGGGCAAGAACATCCACGAGGTACTGGAAATGACCGTGGAAGATGCGCGGGAGTTCTTCGACCCGGTACCTGCAATTGCCAAAAAACTGCAGACACTGATGGATGTGGGCCTCTCCTATATCAAGCTCGGCCAGGCCGCCACCACCCTCTCCGGCGGTGAAGCGCAGCGGGTGAAACTCTCGCGCGAACTGTCCAAGCGCGACACCGGCCAAACCCTGTATATTCTCGACGAACCCACCACCGGCCTGCACTTTGCCGATATCCAGTTACTGCTGGATGTATTGCACCGACTGCGCGATCACGGCAATACCATTGTTGTCATCGAACACAATCTGGACGTCATCAAAACCGCTGACTGGATCGTTGATTTGGGTCCGGAGGGCGGTTCCGGCGGCGGTCAAATTATTGCAGCGGGTTCACCGGAAGAGGTTGCGGAAATGGAGTTGTCCCATACCGGGCAATTTCTCAAACCAATGCTCGAATAG